A single window of Gossypium arboreum isolate Shixiya-1 chromosome 13, ASM2569848v2, whole genome shotgun sequence DNA harbors:
- the LOC108453468 gene encoding feruloyl CoA ortho-hydroxylase F6H1-3-like, translated as MAPTIGDRQFTDSSIITNFIINRGNGVKGLSEMGLKALPKPYIQPLEERLCISKIVPQQSIPIIDMSHWKNPQVASAVCDAAEKWGFFQIVNHDVPVEVLDNVKDATYRFFDLPADQKNKYSKENSASNNVRFGTSFSPEAEKSLEWKDYLSLFFVSEEEASMLWPPVCREQVLDYIRRTEVVIKKLLQMLMEGLNVKEIDETKRSLLMGSIRTNLNYYPICPDPELTVGVGRHSDVSTLTILLQDEIGGLYVRGNQGDGDNWIHVPPIKGSLVINVGDALQILSNSRYKSVEHRVIANGTKNRISVPIFVNPKPTDIIGPLVEVLQNGEKPIYKQVLYSDYVKHFFRKAHDGKKTVEFAEI; from the exons ATGGCTCCGACTATCGGGGACCGACAATTCACTGATTCCTCTATTATCACCAATTTTATAATAAACCGAGGAAACGGAGTGAAGGGTTTGTCGGAAATGGGTCTCAAAGCCCTCCCTAAACCTTACATCCAACCATTAGAAGAGAGATTATGTATATCCAAAATTGTACCCCAACAATCCATTCCAATCATTGATATGTCTCATTGGAAAAACCCTCAAGTTGCATCAGCGGTTTGTGATGCAGCTGAGAAATGGGGTTTTTTCCAAATTGTTAACCATGATGTTCCGGTTGAAGTGCTGGATAATGTTAAAGATGCTACTTATCGATTTTTTGATCTACCTGCTGACCAAAAGAATAAGTATTCTAAGGAGAACTCGGCTTCGAACAATGTACGATTCGGCACAAGTTTTAGTCCTGAGGCAGAAAAGTCTCTCGAATGGAAAGATTACCTTAGCTTGTTTTTTGTATCGGAGGAAGAGGCTTCTATGCTTTGGCCACCTGTTTGCAG GGAGCAAGTGCTGGATTATATAAGGAGGACTGAGGttgtaattaaaaaattattacaaATGCTAATGGAGGGACTAAATGTGAAAGAAATAGATGAAACAAAAAGATCTCTTTTGATGGGGTCGATAAGGACTAACTTGAATTATTATCCTATTTGTCCTGACCCTGAATTAACTGTCGGAGTAGGGCGTCATTCTGATGTCTCCACCCTCACTATCCTTCTTCAAGACGAAATCGGAGGGCTTTACGTGAGGGGAAATCAAGGTGATGGTGATAACTGGATTCATGTTCCTCCCATTAAAGGATCTCTCGTGATCAACGTTGGGGATGCGTTGCAAATACTGAGCAACAGTCGGTACAAGAGTGTTGAGCACCGCGTGATTGCGAATGGAACTAAAAACAGAATTTCAGTTCCCATTTTTGTCAATCCAAAACCCACTGATATTATCGGCCCTTTGGTTGAAGTGCTACAGAATGGCGAGAAACCTATTTATAAGCAAGTTCTGTACTCGGATTATGTCAAACATTTCTTCCGCAAGGCTCATGATGGGAAGAAAACCGTTGAATTTGCAGAGATATGA